A DNA window from bacterium contains the following coding sequences:
- a CDS encoding chemotaxis protein CheW yields the protein MTSPGGISPLDEAREELLREASISAEASGREKAHEEDGPIRSLLVFSLGAEVFAVDLVHVRRVLRPGRIARVSGAAPEVLGLMNCQGEVLCVLDLRRILGTEKGKVPIAEEEERFIVVIQHGGKEAGFLVDAVRDVTDLPASSVHPVLDSVDPSRARLFEGTVTCGGQFVGLLSPSACLNP from the coding sequence ATGACGTCTCCAGGCGGGATTTCGCCGCTGGACGAGGCCCGGGAGGAACTGCTCCGGGAGGCATCGATTTCGGCGGAGGCGTCCGGGCGGGAAAAGGCGCACGAGGAGGACGGTCCCATTCGTTCCCTGCTCGTGTTTTCCCTCGGAGCGGAGGTATTCGCCGTCGATCTTGTGCACGTCCGCAGGGTGTTGCGGCCGGGGCGGATCGCGCGCGTCAGCGGGGCGGCGCCCGAGGTTCTCGGGCTCATGAACTGCCAGGGAGAGGTGTTGTGCGTTCTCGACCTCCGGCGGATTCTCGGAACGGAAAAGGGAAAGGTGCCGATCGCGGAGGAGGAGGAGAGGTTCATCGTCGTCATCCAGCACGGAGGGAAGGAGGCGGGATTCCTGGTCGATGCGGTCAGGGACGTGACGGATCTCCCGGCCTCTTCCGTCCACCCGGTGCTCGATTCGGTCGATCCGTCCCGGGCCCGCCTGTTCGAGGGGACGGTGACGTGCGGCGGGCAATTCGTCGGCCTGCTGTCGCCGTCGGCATGCCTGAATCCGTGA